A stretch of the Filimonas lacunae genome encodes the following:
- a CDS encoding threonine aldolase family protein — MMDYRSDTVTRPTPGMLQAMMNAETGDDVFGEDPTVNFLQTKAAALFNMEAALFCPSGTMTNQIAIRCHTQPGNEVICDTLSHIYQFEGGGIASNAGCSVKLLQGNNGRVTAGMVQKGVNNPHDIHKAVSTLVSLENTVNFGGGTCYDFADIQAIKEVCVTHQLAFHLDGARLFNALVAKKETPAQYGQVFDSISICLSKGLGAPVGSLLLGTQAFITKSRRVRKAMGGGMRQAGILAAAGVYALDNHVNRLATDHLHAQQLAKAWGEKDFVGEILPVETNIVIFEVKGRYTAAELASLLKEKNIHVIAISPTHIRMVLHLDIQLHMIEETLAVIQAL; from the coding sequence ATGATGGATTACAGATCTGACACAGTAACCCGCCCTACTCCCGGCATGTTACAGGCGATGATGAACGCGGAAACCGGTGATGATGTATTTGGTGAAGATCCTACAGTAAATTTCCTGCAAACAAAAGCAGCGGCTCTTTTTAATATGGAAGCCGCCCTCTTCTGCCCCAGCGGCACCATGACCAATCAAATTGCCATTAGATGTCACACCCAGCCTGGTAACGAGGTTATATGTGATACATTGTCGCATATTTACCAATTTGAAGGTGGGGGAATTGCCTCTAATGCCGGTTGTTCGGTTAAATTGCTACAGGGAAATAATGGCCGGGTAACAGCGGGAATGGTACAGAAGGGAGTGAACAATCCTCATGATATTCATAAAGCGGTAAGCACATTGGTGTCGCTGGAAAATACGGTGAACTTTGGTGGAGGTACTTGCTACGATTTTGCCGACATACAGGCTATTAAAGAGGTATGTGTTACCCATCAGCTGGCTTTTCATCTGGATGGCGCACGTTTGTTTAATGCTCTGGTGGCAAAAAAGGAAACGCCTGCACAATATGGACAGGTATTTGACAGTATCTCTATATGTTTAAGTAAAGGGCTTGGTGCGCCAGTAGGTAGTTTGCTGTTAGGAACGCAGGCTTTTATTACCAAATCGCGCCGGGTGCGTAAGGCAATGGGCGGCGGCATGCGCCAGGCAGGTATTCTGGCTGCAGCTGGTGTTTATGCGCTGGACAACCATGTAAACCGGCTTGCAACCGACCATTTACATGCGCAGCAGTTAGCAAAAGCCTGGGGTGAAAAAGATTTTGTGGGTGAAATATTGCCGGTAGAAACAAATATTGTAATTTTTGAGGTGAAAGGTAGATACACAGCCGCTGAACTCGCATCATTGCTAAAAGAGAAAAACATCCATGTTATAGCCATTTCCCCAACCCATATTCGTATGGTATTGCACCTGGACATTCAATTACACATGATTGAAGAAACGCTGGCTGTAATACAGGCATTATAA
- the pgi gene encoding glucose-6-phosphate isomerase yields MLPKVNPTNTQAWLLLRRHYEDEMQRMHLRDLFTQDADRFQKFSLTLGDILFDYSKNLITPKTQHLLLQLAEDCSLKEAIASMFAGDLINETEGRSVLHTALRNFSGNPVVSEGKDVMPDVQRVQQQMKDFCANVHGGKWKGYTGKKIKYIVNIGIGGSDLGPVMVTEALKPYQVKDIQTYYVSNVDGTHIAETLKKVKPEETLFLIASKTFTTQETMTNAHSAREWFLAAAKEETHIAKHFAALSTNEKEVVKFGIDPKNMFEFWDWVGGRYSLWSAIGLSIALTIGYNNFEQVLKGAFEVDEHFKNTSFDKNIPVIMALIGIWYGNFMGAQSEAILPYDQYMHRFAAYFQQGNMESNGKSVDRSGNEVNYSTGPVIWGEPGTNGQHAFYQLIHQGTPLIPCDFIAPAISHNPLSDHHVKLLSNFFAQTEALMNGKTEKEAKEELLKTGKSDEDIKKLVPFKTFDGNKPTNSFLVKQITPFTLGSLIALYEHKIFVQGVIWNIFSFDQWGVELGKQLANNILPELVTEESVSTHDSSTNGLINAFKQMRK; encoded by the coding sequence ATGCTTCCAAAAGTAAATCCTACGAATACCCAGGCCTGGCTCTTGCTTAGAAGACATTATGAAGATGAAATGCAGCGTATGCACCTGCGTGATTTGTTTACACAGGATGCGGATCGCTTTCAGAAATTCTCTCTCACTTTAGGTGACATATTGTTTGACTATTCCAAAAACCTGATAACACCCAAAACCCAGCATCTTTTATTACAACTGGCAGAAGACTGCAGTTTGAAGGAAGCTATTGCCAGCATGTTTGCCGGCGATTTGATCAATGAAACAGAAGGACGTAGTGTTTTACATACTGCCCTGCGTAATTTTTCGGGTAACCCGGTAGTGAGTGAAGGAAAGGATGTAATGCCCGATGTACAGCGTGTACAGCAGCAGATGAAAGATTTTTGTGCCAATGTGCATGGTGGTAAATGGAAAGGCTATACCGGTAAAAAAATCAAGTACATTGTAAACATTGGTATCGGTGGCAGCGATTTAGGCCCTGTAATGGTAACCGAAGCGTTGAAGCCTTACCAGGTGAAAGACATTCAAACGTATTATGTAAGTAATGTGGATGGTACCCATATTGCGGAAACCCTGAAAAAGGTGAAGCCGGAAGAAACCCTGTTTCTGATTGCTTCCAAAACCTTTACCACACAGGAAACCATGACCAATGCCCATTCAGCCAGGGAATGGTTTTTAGCTGCTGCCAAAGAGGAAACACACATTGCCAAGCACTTTGCTGCATTAAGTACCAACGAAAAAGAGGTAGTGAAGTTTGGTATTGACCCTAAAAACATGTTTGAGTTCTGGGATTGGGTTGGTGGTCGTTACTCTTTATGGAGCGCCATTGGTTTATCAATTGCCTTAACCATAGGTTACAACAACTTTGAGCAGGTGTTAAAAGGTGCTTTTGAAGTGGATGAACACTTTAAAAACACATCTTTCGATAAAAACATACCGGTAATTATGGCGCTTATCGGCATCTGGTATGGCAACTTTATGGGCGCACAAAGCGAAGCAATTTTACCTTACGACCAGTACATGCACCGTTTTGCAGCCTATTTCCAGCAGGGCAACATGGAAAGCAACGGTAAAAGTGTAGACCGTAGCGGTAATGAGGTAAACTATTCTACCGGTCCGGTTATCTGGGGCGAGCCTGGCACCAATGGTCAGCATGCTTTTTATCAGTTGATACATCAGGGCACTCCATTAATTCCTTGCGACTTTATTGCACCCGCCATCAGCCATAACCCGCTGAGCGATCATCATGTGAAACTGCTGAGCAACTTCTTTGCTCAAACAGAAGCGCTGATGAATGGTAAAACAGAGAAAGAAGCCAAAGAAGAATTGCTGAAAACCGGCAAGTCAGACGAGGATATTAAAAAGCTGGTACCGTTTAAGACCTTTGATGGTAATAAACCTACCAACTCCTTCCTGGTAAAACAGATCACTCCATTTACACTGGGCTCATTAATTGCTTTGTACGAGCATAAGATTTTTGTACAAGGTGTTATCTGGAATATTTTCAGTTTTGACCAATGGGGTGTTGAGCTGGGTAAACAACTGGCCAACAACATTCTGCCCGAACTGGTTACAGAAGAATCTGTAAGCACGCACGACAGCAGCACCAACGGTTTAATCAACGCTTTTAAACAAATGCGTAAATAA
- a CDS encoding DUF3276 family protein, translating into MAYENNDKKLESVYSKRIRAGKRRTYFFDVRATRGNDYYLTITESRKRFNDDGYDRHKIFLYKEDFNKFIKALAEAVDYVKTELMPDFDFDAYNHEYAEDGSESGDMGETERVAEEVAPVVAVINVASVVSTEVVAATATDEVDKW; encoded by the coding sequence GTGGCGTACGAAAATAATGACAAGAAACTTGAGAGCGTTTATAGCAAACGTATCAGGGCTGGTAAGCGCAGGACTTATTTTTTTGATGTAAGAGCAACCCGTGGTAACGATTACTACCTGACTATCACAGAAAGCAGGAAACGTTTTAACGACGATGGTTACGACAGACACAAGATCTTTTTGTACAAAGAAGATTTCAATAAGTTCATTAAGGCTTTAGCGGAAGCGGTAGACTATGTGAAAACTGAATTAATGCCTGATTTTGATTTTGACGCTTACAATCATGAGTACGCAGAAGATGGCAGTGAGTCAGGTGACATGGGTGAAACTGAAAGGGTAGCTGAAGAAGTAGCCCCGGTAGTAGCCGTAATTAATGTAGCCAGTGTTGTTTCTACTGAAGTTGTTGCAGCAACAGCAACTGATGAAGTTGACAAGTGGTAA
- a CDS encoding ABC transporter ATP-binding protein: protein MKHLKAVNKYFWKYRYRFTAGIFLVIASNYFAVLAPEITGYVVNKLQEMLPGAKAVHHDVREHDKLVNWFITWVNSMSFGALVTVCSVTILLLAVARGLFMFFMRQTIIVMSRHIEFDQKNEVYQHYQKLDAGFYKTHSTGDLMNRMTEDVSRVRMYTGPSMMYLINLLSLISLCVVNMFRKDVNLSLIVLAPLPILAVTIYIVNTVIHKKSEKVQGLLSDLTTNAQESYSGIRVIKSFVQEKAMLGFFKRNSEEYRKNSVSLAKVEAVYFPSMTLLVGLSTLITILVGGQMALNDPQRNIGLIVEFVIYINMLTFPVSAIGSVASMVQRASASQKRLNEFLQTEPTIQNASDAQQVPLQGDIVFKDVSFTYANTGIKALRHFSLEVKEGQKVLILGKTGSGKTTIAQLLLRFYDADEGTITINGVPLQKMLLNHLREQISYVPQDVFLFSDNVGNNISFGLPQTASDDQLFQAAQYASVDNEIKRLENGYQTMVGERGVTLSGGQKQRVSIARALVKNSPVLLFDDCLSAVDAKTENEIVNNLYRFLNQKTAIIITHRIFTSLHFHQIVVLEDGAIVERGTHDELLSSNGYYAELYRLQVSNEQPTA, encoded by the coding sequence TTGAAGCATCTGAAGGCAGTTAATAAATATTTCTGGAAATACCGCTACCGGTTTACAGCAGGCATTTTTCTGGTTATTGCCAGTAACTATTTTGCGGTGCTGGCGCCCGAAATAACTGGTTATGTGGTAAACAAATTACAGGAAATGCTGCCCGGCGCAAAAGCCGTTCATCACGATGTGCGTGAGCATGATAAACTGGTGAACTGGTTTATCACCTGGGTAAATTCCATGAGCTTTGGTGCATTGGTAACCGTGTGTAGCGTTACCATATTACTGCTGGCAGTAGCAAGAGGGTTGTTTATGTTTTTTATGCGGCAAACCATTATTGTAATGAGCCGCCACATTGAATTTGACCAGAAAAACGAAGTATACCAGCACTACCAGAAACTGGACGCAGGGTTTTATAAAACTCATAGTACCGGCGATTTAATGAACCGCATGACAGAAGACGTAAGCCGTGTGCGCATGTACACCGGGCCATCTATGATGTACCTCATAAACCTGCTGTCGCTGATTAGCCTTTGCGTGGTAAACATGTTTAGAAAAGATGTGAACCTGAGCCTGATAGTACTGGCTCCATTGCCCATTCTTGCCGTTACTATATATATAGTCAACACCGTTATTCATAAAAAAAGTGAAAAAGTGCAGGGCCTGCTATCCGATTTAACCACCAACGCTCAGGAATCGTATTCCGGCATCCGGGTAATTAAGTCATTTGTTCAGGAAAAAGCTATGTTGGGGTTCTTTAAAAGAAACAGCGAGGAATACCGCAAAAACTCCGTAAGCCTGGCTAAGGTAGAAGCGGTGTACTTTCCCAGCATGACATTGCTGGTAGGCTTAAGCACCTTAATCACCATTTTAGTAGGTGGCCAAATGGCCTTAAATGACCCTCAAAGGAATATAGGGTTAATTGTGGAGTTTGTCATTTACATTAACATGCTCACCTTCCCTGTAAGTGCCATCGGTTCGGTGGCCAGCATGGTACAACGCGCATCAGCCTCACAAAAACGCCTGAACGAGTTTTTACAAACGGAACCTACCATACAAAATGCATCTGATGCACAACAAGTGCCTTTACAGGGAGATATTGTATTTAAAGATGTGTCGTTTACCTATGCCAACACCGGAATAAAAGCCCTGCGCCATTTTTCATTAGAGGTAAAAGAGGGGCAAAAAGTGCTGATATTAGGCAAAACCGGTAGCGGTAAAACCACGATAGCCCAGTTACTACTCCGTTTTTACGATGCTGATGAAGGCACCATTACCATTAACGGGGTACCCCTGCAAAAAATGCTGCTAAACCACCTGCGGGAACAAATAAGTTATGTGCCACAGGATGTGTTTTTGTTCAGCGACAATGTAGGCAATAACATTAGTTTTGGCCTGCCACAAACCGCTTCAGACGATCAGTTATTCCAGGCAGCGCAATATGCCAGCGTGGATAATGAAATAAAACGACTGGAAAACGGCTATCAAACCATGGTAGGAGAGCGGGGGGTTACTTTGAGTGGAGGACAAAAACAACGGGTGTCTATTGCCAGGGCATTGGTGAAAAATTCTCCGGTTTTGCTGTTCGATGATTGCCTAAGCGCCGTTGACGCCAAAACGGAAAACGAAATAGTCAATAATTTATACCGTTTCCTCAACCAAAAAACGGCTATTATCATTACCCATCGCATTTTCACCTCCTTACATTTTCACCAGATAGTAGTGTTGGAAGACGGTGCTATTGTGGAGAGGGGAACACATGATGAATTATTATCATCAAACGGATACTACGCAGAATTGTACCGTTTGCAAGTGAGCAATGAACAACCCACTGCCTAA
- the bla gene encoding subclass B3 metallo-beta-lactamase, whose product MTTRLFTSTALLVCALTAHYSATAQQVKEPTDTPPEWSKPYQPFQIVGNLYYVGTFDLASYLITTSKGNIIINTGLASSAEVITSNIKQLGFRPEDTKVLLTTQAHYDHMGAMAVLQKQTGARVMIDEKDVPVATDGGNSDYALGGNGSTYQPVKVNRTLHNNDTIQLDNMVLTLLHHPGHTKGSCSYIFTVTDSSRSYKVLIANMPTIVTEKKFSEVTSYPDIAKDYAYTLDAMKKLRFDIWLSSHASQFNLHKKRKQGQGYHPDVFMEKADYYKTLNDLQTQYNKKIAG is encoded by the coding sequence ATGACCACACGTTTATTCACCAGCACCGCCTTACTTGTATGTGCACTAACCGCACACTATTCTGCAACCGCTCAGCAGGTAAAAGAGCCTACTGATACACCACCTGAATGGTCAAAGCCTTACCAGCCCTTTCAAATTGTCGGCAACCTGTATTATGTAGGCACCTTTGACCTGGCCAGCTACCTGATCACTACTTCTAAAGGCAATATTATTATCAACACTGGATTGGCTTCTTCCGCAGAAGTTATCACCAGCAACATTAAACAACTCGGCTTTCGTCCCGAAGACACGAAAGTATTATTGACCACACAGGCACATTACGATCATATGGGAGCTATGGCTGTCCTGCAAAAGCAAACCGGCGCACGGGTAATGATTGATGAAAAAGATGTACCCGTAGCCACAGATGGCGGCAACAGCGATTATGCCTTAGGTGGTAATGGCAGCACCTACCAGCCTGTAAAAGTGAACAGAACATTACACAATAACGATACCATTCAACTGGATAACATGGTGCTTACCCTGCTACATCACCCGGGACATACCAAAGGCTCGTGCAGCTATATTTTCACCGTAACAGATAGCAGCAGAAGTTATAAGGTGCTGATTGCTAATATGCCTACCATTGTAACAGAAAAGAAATTCAGCGAAGTAACCAGTTATCCCGACATAGCCAAAGACTACGCTTATACACTGGACGCTATGAAAAAACTACGATTCGATATCTGGCTATCTTCCCATGCCAGCCAGTTTAACCTGCACAAAAAGCGCAAACAAGGGCAGGGATACCATCCGGATGTTTTTATGGAAAAAGCAGATTACTATAAAACACTGAACGACCTGCAAACCCAGTACAATAAAAAGATAGCCGGATAA
- a CDS encoding TonB-dependent receptor, translating into MQLKRFTVLLLVFLSALCQAGFAREGNLEKNGSISGSVTTSDHKPASDVSVTLLTTNKGAITNENGNFRISNIAPGTYTLQISLTGYTTVEREVVVEANKTTITSVQLEISQSELQQVTVKAARNPYVQRQLSSSLRLNEPVLEAAQNIQTVTAKTLADQQVISMSDGVLKNVSGATQQAIWGDMYTNVLMRGSQVTALRNGMSIATSYWSPLTEDMSVVDHIEFVKGPAGFVMPVGDPGGVYNVVTKKPTGVNRGEVSLMTGSYGLYRGALDLDGKLDKEGKLLYRFNIAGKKQNSFRDYEYNNRLTVAPVISYRMNATTVITAEYLLQKMKSSDIGGAYVFTTDGYGTLPRDFTILDPGIEPTHMTDQSFTVNLQKQLSTNWKFTAQAAYFNYKQQGTQLWAYNVAADSIVRNLCIWDASSNAKFFQAYLNGQIQTGSIQHRIIGGVDFNDKKYLADFWQSADLDADSAKFSLRNPQYGTFTNGYPVWDRTTPLAERAGPAGTQATTYYGFYLQDELGFFHNKLRLTLAGRYSYLKANYFADVSTDKKFTPRIGLSANMDANTTVYALYDQAFQPQPGIREDGQKVKPLTGSNIEAGVKRDWMNGKWNTSLSAYRIVRNDVNAKDPNDPNGVFIFQLGQTVSKGVEFDLRGEMLPGLNVIVNYAFTDSKITKTDTTEVSKATLNQPTGNYAKNVANAWLTYQVKTGILKGFGISGGITYQQGREQWDVSSTAPKLSLPDYTKIDGGLFWEHNAMRVTLNVYNIADKYLYIGSPSDYYYTYQAEAGRNWRLGVAYKF; encoded by the coding sequence ATGCAATTGAAACGTTTCACAGTGCTCTTACTGGTATTTTTGAGCGCGCTTTGCCAGGCTGGTTTTGCCCGTGAAGGCAACCTGGAAAAAAATGGCAGTATCAGCGGTTCTGTTACCACAAGTGACCATAAACCAGCTTCCGATGTTTCTGTAACCTTACTTACCACCAACAAAGGTGCTATAACCAATGAAAATGGCAATTTCCGTATCAGCAACATTGCTCCTGGTACCTATACCCTGCAAATTTCGCTTACCGGTTATACTACAGTAGAGCGCGAGGTGGTGGTGGAAGCCAATAAAACAACCATTACATCGGTTCAACTGGAAATATCGCAGAGTGAATTGCAGCAAGTGACGGTGAAAGCAGCCAGGAATCCTTATGTACAACGTCAGCTGTCTTCTTCCCTGCGTTTGAATGAACCTGTTTTGGAAGCTGCACAGAATATCCAGACTGTTACCGCTAAAACCCTGGCCGACCAGCAGGTAATAAGCATGAGCGATGGTGTGCTAAAAAACGTGAGCGGTGCTACTCAGCAAGCTATCTGGGGCGACATGTATACCAATGTGCTCATGCGCGGTTCACAGGTTACTGCTTTGCGCAACGGAATGAGCATAGCTACCTCCTACTGGTCGCCATTAACAGAGGATATGAGCGTGGTAGATCATATCGAATTTGTGAAGGGACCGGCCGGTTTTGTCATGCCGGTGGGCGACCCTGGTGGCGTGTACAATGTGGTTACTAAAAAGCCTACCGGTGTTAACCGCGGAGAAGTTTCTTTAATGACCGGCAGCTATGGACTTTACCGTGGTGCACTTGACCTGGATGGCAAACTGGATAAAGAAGGAAAATTGTTATACCGTTTTAATATTGCCGGAAAAAAGCAAAACTCTTTCCGTGATTATGAATATAACAACAGGCTTACAGTGGCGCCGGTAATCAGTTACCGCATGAATGCTACTACTGTTATAACAGCAGAATACCTGTTACAGAAAATGAAATCATCAGATATTGGTGGCGCTTATGTGTTTACTACAGATGGTTATGGAACCTTACCACGCGACTTTACCATTCTCGATCCTGGTATTGAACCTACACATATGACGGATCAGAGCTTTACTGTTAACCTGCAAAAGCAACTGAGTACTAACTGGAAATTTACGGCACAGGCAGCTTACTTTAATTATAAGCAGCAAGGTACCCAGCTATGGGCCTATAATGTGGCGGCTGATAGCATAGTACGTAACCTGTGTATATGGGACGCTTCCAGCAATGCTAAGTTTTTTCAGGCTTACCTGAATGGGCAAATTCAAACCGGAAGCATACAGCACCGTATTATAGGGGGCGTTGATTTCAATGATAAAAAATACCTGGCCGATTTCTGGCAAAGTGCTGACCTTGATGCCGACTCGGCCAAGTTCAGCCTGCGCAACCCGCAATACGGCACCTTCACTAACGGCTATCCTGTATGGGACAGAACCACGCCACTGGCAGAGCGTGCAGGCCCGGCAGGAACACAGGCAACCACCTATTACGGTTTTTATTTGCAGGATGAACTGGGCTTCTTCCATAATAAACTCAGGCTTACTCTTGCCGGCAGGTATTCTTATCTGAAAGCCAATTATTTTGCGGATGTAAGCACCGACAAAAAATTTACACCACGCATAGGCTTAAGTGCTAACATGGATGCCAATACCACGGTATACGCCTTATACGACCAGGCGTTTCAGCCACAACCGGGTATTCGGGAAGATGGACAGAAGGTAAAACCGCTTACCGGTAGCAATATAGAGGCAGGCGTTAAAAGAGACTGGATGAATGGCAAATGGAATACATCCCTATCGGCCTACAGGATTGTAAGGAATGACGTGAACGCTAAAGATCCCAACGATCCTAATGGCGTTTTTATATTTCAGCTGGGTCAAACCGTTTCAAAAGGTGTAGAATTTGACCTGCGAGGTGAAATGTTGCCTGGTTTAAACGTAATAGTCAACTATGCCTTCACTGATTCTAAAATCACTAAAACAGATACCACTGAAGTTTCTAAAGCAACCTTGAACCAACCCACCGGAAACTACGCTAAAAATGTAGCGAACGCGTGGCTGACTTACCAGGTAAAAACGGGTATATTGAAAGGATTTGGTATCTCAGGCGGTATCACTTACCAGCAGGGGCGTGAACAATGGGATGTTTCTTCCACTGCACCCAAACTATCACTGCCTGATTATACTAAAATCGATGGCGGTTTGTTTTGGGAACATAATGCTATGCGCGTAACCCTGAATGTATACAATATAGCAGATAAATACCTGTATATAGGTTCGCCTTCAGATTATTATTATACCTACCAGGCAGAAGCCGGAAGAAACTGGCGTTTGGGTGTTGCTTATAAGTTTTAG
- a CDS encoding sensor histidine kinase encodes MTKKAPISLYWKCQLAGWSAASLYWGYASFLDGRYILWIGLLQFLSDVALYVLITHLYHLFALRHRWQQLSLGRLIKRLIPAVLVLGLVYLLVTAGKIYLFRLWLPLGLVEPLAVFLKVNWLPILMAGIRLMCIWLLAYHLYYYGKREVTLARENARLALVAKDAQLNNLHAQLNPHFLFNSLNTIKALVIDDPSSARRAVDLMSDMLRLSLYYQELILHPLKDELSLVGDYLEMEKLRLEERLQFSIEFPPELAEAHILRYSVQVLVENAIKHGISRQRSGGLLRIVIMQEDGVISTCVQNPGKLDTAASLHGLGLKNLKERLQLHYQDKAVFTISEAKGTVSAYILIPVV; translated from the coding sequence ATGACGAAAAAGGCGCCTATATCACTTTACTGGAAATGCCAGCTTGCTGGTTGGTCGGCGGCTTCTTTATATTGGGGATATGCTAGCTTTCTGGATGGGCGTTATATTCTTTGGATTGGCCTGTTGCAGTTTTTGTCTGATGTTGCGTTGTATGTATTGATCACGCATCTGTATCATTTGTTTGCACTCAGGCATCGCTGGCAGCAGCTAAGCCTGGGCCGTTTAATCAAAAGGCTTATTCCAGCAGTGTTAGTGTTGGGGCTGGTATACCTATTGGTAACAGCAGGCAAAATATACCTGTTCCGTTTGTGGTTACCCTTAGGGCTTGTGGAGCCGCTAGCTGTTTTTTTAAAGGTTAATTGGTTGCCTATACTCATGGCAGGCATCCGGTTAATGTGTATCTGGCTACTGGCCTATCACTTGTATTACTATGGTAAGCGGGAAGTTACGCTGGCCCGGGAAAATGCCCGGCTGGCGCTGGTGGCTAAAGATGCACAGCTTAACAACCTGCATGCACAGCTGAATCCTCACTTTCTGTTTAATTCACTCAATACGATAAAAGCGTTGGTTATTGATGATCCGTCTTCGGCGAGAAGGGCTGTTGATCTGATGTCAGACATGCTGCGTTTGTCGCTTTACTACCAGGAGTTGATATTGCATCCGTTAAAAGACGAACTCAGCCTGGTGGGCGATTATCTGGAAATGGAAAAGCTACGCCTGGAAGAGCGGCTACAGTTTTCTATCGAATTCCCACCTGAGTTGGCAGAAGCCCACATTTTACGTTACAGTGTGCAGGTGTTGGTGGAGAATGCTATTAAGCATGGTATCAGCCGGCAACGGTCGGGTGGCCTGTTACGGATAGTGATTATGCAGGAAGATGGTGTTATCAGTACATGTGTACAAAATCCCGGAAAGCTGGATACGGCTGCGTCTTTACACGGTTTGGGGCTAAAGAATCTGAAGGAACGTTTACAACTGCACTATCAGGATAAAGCTGTATTTACTATTAGTGAGGCTAAAGGAACAGTTTCTGCATATATTTTAATTCCAGTGGTATGA
- a CDS encoding LytR/AlgR family response regulator transcription factor codes for MKKITAIIIDDERSARNEIRRLAAGYPYLDIIAEARDAEEAERLIEEMQPDLLFLDIQMPGRSGFELLESLAWGQQVIFITAFDQYAVKAFEVSALDYLMKPVREERFAKAIEQVQQKFAPPGEASVFIKDRNRYYFLPWKEVFLIESMDNYARLSFDDKNVLVKSSLNQLEKRLEVMSFFRVNRAQLINTNFIRQIETLSDGRTQLTLTTGSSVEISERQWVKFKKSNRNI; via the coding sequence ATGAAAAAGATCACCGCCATAATTATTGATGATGAACGCAGCGCCAGAAATGAGATCAGGCGTTTGGCTGCCGGCTATCCTTACCTCGACATTATTGCGGAAGCCAGAGATGCGGAAGAAGCCGAACGGCTGATAGAAGAAATGCAACCCGATCTGTTGTTCCTGGATATACAGATGCCCGGCCGATCGGGGTTTGAATTACTGGAATCATTGGCCTGGGGCCAACAGGTAATTTTTATTACTGCTTTTGACCAGTATGCAGTGAAAGCTTTTGAGGTCAGTGCATTGGATTACCTGATGAAACCAGTACGGGAAGAGCGCTTTGCCAAAGCGATTGAACAGGTGCAACAAAAGTTTGCCCCACCAGGCGAAGCCAGTGTATTTATTAAAGACAGGAACCGGTATTACTTCCTGCCGTGGAAAGAGGTGTTTTTGATTGAATCTATGGATAACTATGCCAGGCTATCTTTTGACGATAAGAATGTGTTGGTGAAAAGTTCGTTGAACCAACTGGAAAAGCGGCTGGAAGTAATGTCGTTTTTTCGCGTAAACAGGGCTCAGCTTATCAATACCAACTTTATCCGGCAAATAGAAACCTTGTCTGATGGCCGCACACAGCTTACACTTACTACCGGCAGCAGTGTGGAAATATCCGAACGGCAATGGGTGAAATTTAAAAAGAGTAACAGAAACATATAG